The following coding sequences are from one Lysinibacillus sp. FSL W8-0992 window:
- a CDS encoding putative bifunctional diguanylate cyclase/phosphodiesterase, with product MENARNHLIIDKRELWYSAIPLLLLIPLLAFNNQLITIFIEGSIVDYLRLIMKILIVVFTMTIAIHSWLVFSHLLINHTLYIGSVFFLIALLEISNIVISVPQNLDTVLLGVWIQILMQIALVIGILLMIIKPRIKLTLAHRRVAYGIALFTVTIMLLILYKAQPLLENSSPIIPHTVQLLTGMIQGVSIYFLSKHYRSAPKQVLWLISGSVYLILSDLLFVFSKDYSAIWMFTALLYQFLAYYVFLKAIYYTSVEKPYLQLLKIKQDLEQSQQELTFQAYHDDITQLPNERLLLKTLKEELHKDGKCKAVISIEIDRLATISDSLGISNSNKMMKLVAERIQAMLPPHYFATKLRESQFVIYVNHVQTHEELIQFCLNLKSAMDKPLQVQLFSLKGNVNIGIAFNEKYCSAEELLMHAQLAMREASQIPQRFLFYKEHMSTGVTDRILLEQELHRALEQQEFYLDYQPQINLKTGRIESVEALVRWRHPVRGFIPPDKFIEIAEESGLIIPLGKWILETACLQAKAWEAQGLPKMKVAVNLSLGQLFQQDLVQMVKEILQQSKLEPSYLQLEITESMTMNIDQMTQLLHELKGLGIQIAVDDFGTGYSSLSYLKEFPIDCLKIDRAFVHNIQHDANDEALVSMILSMAKHLRLKVVAEGIEEVAQLAFLIAGDCDYIQGYLFSKPITAEQLTATFKDLHVHAEQILEQFKCGEKYHI from the coding sequence ATTATGAAAATATTAATTGTTGTTTTTACGATGACAATCGCCATTCATTCATGGCTAGTATTTTCGCATTTATTAATTAATCATACATTATACATAGGCAGTGTTTTTTTCCTTATCGCTTTGCTAGAGATTTCTAATATTGTCATATCAGTCCCGCAAAATTTAGACACTGTATTATTAGGCGTCTGGATACAGATTTTAATGCAGATTGCATTAGTAATAGGTATCCTACTTATGATTATAAAGCCTAGAATAAAGTTAACATTGGCTCACCGTAGGGTAGCTTATGGAATCGCCCTTTTTACTGTTACCATTATGCTTCTTATTTTATATAAGGCACAGCCATTGCTTGAAAATAGTTCTCCGATAATACCACATACAGTCCAATTATTGACTGGGATGATCCAAGGTGTTTCTATCTATTTTTTAAGCAAGCATTATAGAAGTGCGCCGAAACAGGTGCTATGGCTCATTAGTGGGTCAGTATACTTAATTTTAAGCGATCTTTTGTTTGTTTTCAGCAAAGACTACAGTGCGATTTGGATGTTTACCGCTCTACTTTACCAGTTTTTAGCTTATTATGTTTTCTTAAAGGCGATTTACTATACTTCTGTGGAAAAACCTTATCTACAGCTATTGAAAATTAAGCAAGACCTGGAACAATCGCAACAGGAGCTAACTTTTCAAGCTTATCATGATGATATTACCCAACTGCCAAATGAGCGTCTTCTGCTGAAAACATTAAAGGAGGAGTTGCATAAGGATGGTAAATGTAAGGCAGTTATTTCTATTGAAATTGACCGTCTTGCAACCATTAGCGACTCCTTAGGTATTAGCAATTCCAATAAAATGATGAAACTTGTAGCGGAAAGGATTCAAGCAATGCTACCTCCGCATTATTTTGCAACAAAGTTACGGGAAAGCCAATTCGTTATTTATGTTAATCATGTACAAACACATGAAGAACTAATACAGTTTTGTCTGAACTTAAAAAGTGCAATGGATAAGCCACTACAAGTACAGCTTTTCTCATTAAAAGGTAATGTGAATATAGGCATTGCATTCAATGAAAAATATTGTTCTGCTGAAGAATTATTGATGCATGCACAGCTTGCAATGCGTGAAGCAAGCCAAATACCGCAACGTTTTCTTTTTTATAAAGAGCATATGTCAACTGGCGTGACAGATCGTATATTACTAGAGCAGGAATTACATAGAGCACTCGAACAACAGGAATTTTATTTGGATTACCAGCCTCAAATAAATTTGAAAACAGGGAGAATTGAATCGGTGGAGGCGCTTGTGCGTTGGCGTCATCCAGTTCGTGGCTTTATTCCACCAGATAAGTTTATAGAGATTGCCGAGGAGTCCGGTCTAATTATTCCTCTTGGTAAATGGATACTAGAAACTGCATGCTTGCAAGCGAAGGCGTGGGAGGCACAAGGTCTACCTAAAATGAAGGTTGCAGTTAATTTATCGCTTGGGCAATTATTTCAGCAAGATTTAGTGCAAATGGTGAAGGAGATTTTACAGCAAAGTAAGCTTGAACCAAGCTATCTTCAGTTGGAAATAACCGAAAGTATGACAATGAATATTGATCAAATGACCCAATTATTACATGAATTAAAAGGACTAGGAATTCAAATAGCAGTCGATGATTTTGGGACAGGTTACTCGTCCTTGTCATATTTAAAAGAATTTCCAATTGACTGTTTAAAAATCGACCGCGCTTTTGTACATAATATCCAGCATGACGCTAATGATGAAGCGCTCGTTTCTATGATTTTGTCTATGGCTAAGCATTTACGTCTAAAGGTTGTGGCTGAGGGGATAGAAGAAGTTGCTCAACTGGCATTCCTTATTGCAGGCGATTGCGATTATATACAAGGTTATTTATTTAGTAAACCTATTACTGCCGAGCAGCTGACTGCGACGTTTAAAGATTTACATGTTCATGCTGAACAGATTTTAGAGCAGTTTAAATGCGGTGAAAAATATCACATTTAA
- a CDS encoding H-type small acid-soluble spore protein, protein MDYLRAQEIVASPKEYEVSYNGVSVWIDKLHEDGKTATVHLRRSLEERSEVTISELKEEYLVH, encoded by the coding sequence TTGGATTATTTACGCGCACAAGAAATTGTTGCCTCTCCAAAGGAATATGAAGTGAGCTATAATGGCGTTTCTGTATGGATTGATAAGCTACATGAAGATGGCAAAACAGCAACCGTTCATTTACGACGCTCACTAGAAGAACGCTCTGAAGTTACGATTTCCGAGCTAAAAGAAGAATACCTCGTTCATTAA
- a CDS encoding YfhD family protein, which translates to MGRDNKQGQSNNKGSLPQTPKNQKIAPNKVKEEFSQEFTELINSVTKNKQKK; encoded by the coding sequence ATGGGAAGAGATAATAAGCAAGGGCAAAGCAATAACAAAGGTTCATTACCGCAGACGCCAAAAAACCAAAAAATTGCACCAAACAAAGTAAAAGAAGAATTTTCTCAAGAATTTACGGAGCTTATTAATTCCGTAACGAAAAACAAGCAAAAAAAATAA